In Candidatus Zixiibacteriota bacterium, the genomic window GAGCATCGTCCCTGGCCGGAAATTACTCAGGAAGCTCAGGAAATCGGATACCGGCAGCTGGTAGAGAATAACGGGAATATGCCGGATTTTGGAACTTTTAATGGCCGCCTGGAAGAGATAAAAAATGAGTACCGCGTAGCGGCAATAAAACTCTGAAAGAATGGAAAATTAACGCGGCATTTGAAAAGTTGTTAACGGAGTTTGAAATTAACAATCCGGTTGAACAAAGCCAGAAATTTGTCACGACGTTTTATGAAATCGTTCGCAGGGGAATCACTCTTTGCGATGGTGTGTGTGAAACTTTGCATGGATTGAAAGAGCGTAGCCTTCCGATGGGAATAATATCCAATACGATTTTTCCCGGCGAGGAACATGATGTTGATTTGATAAATTACGAGATTATGCCGTATTTTGATTTTCGGGTATATTCCTGTGATGTTGGGTGGCGCAAACCTCGACCGGAAATATATCGAGAGGGTTTGAAGCTTATCGATTTGCCTCCGGAAAATACGGTTTATGTCGGTGATAGATATATCGAGGACGTCCGCGGCCCGCAGGAACTCGGAATGAACGGCGTTTTGAAATACCGGGAAGGCCGGGAATACCCTGAACCGATGCCGGAAGGATTTCCGGTGATACATCGTTTGGATGAATTGTTGAAAATTATCGCATAATTATAGGAAGGAAGAGTTATGGATTTTACGCAGGAATTATTGAGAGACATGACCAATGCTTATGGACCTTCGGGGCATGAGGATGAAATTACGAAGGTGATGGCGTCATATTTGGAGGGTCTGGGCGAAATACAATATGATAAGCTGGGCTCGATAATGGCCGAGATGAAGGGAACCGCCGATTCTCCCCGGGTATTGGTGGACTCGCACATGGATGAAATCGGGTTTATGGTCAAGGAGATTACCAAGGGAGGTTTTATCAAATTCCTGTCGCTGGGTGGATGGTGGGGGCATGTCGCGTTGGGGCAACGGATGAAAATCCTGACCAAAAAAGGTCCGGTGCTGGGAGTTATCGGGAGTAAACCGCCGCATTTATTAAAGCCCGAAGAAAGAAAAAAAGTGATGGATATCGCGGATATGTTTATCGATGTCGGCGGGATGGAAAAATTCGATATAACCAAAAAGCTGGGGATTGAGGTTGGCGACGCGATTGTCCCCGATAGTGAATTTACCATAATGAATAATAAAAAT contains:
- a CDS encoding HAD family hydrolase encodes the protein MNAAFEKLLTEFEINNPVEQSQKFVTTFYEIVRRGITLCDGVCETLHGLKERSLPMGIISNTIFPGEEHDVDLINYEIMPYFDFRVYSCDVGWRKPRPEIYREGLKLIDLPPENTVYVGDRYIEDVRGPQELGMNGVLKYREGREYPEPMPEGFPVIHRLDELLKIIA